ACATAAAGCATAAAGCATAGAGCGTACCCAATTGCTAAAGGAAACGGTGTGGTACATCAatcagtaatactccctccgttcctaagtatttgtctttctagagatttcaacaaatgactacatacggagcaaaatgagtgaatctatactctaaaatatgtctatatacatccgtatgtggtaaccatttggaatctctagaaagacaaatatttaagaacggagggagtagtaaataattATGTTGGCTTGCTTCGACAAGGTTGTATTTATATTTTAGTTATGGAACAGTGTGATAGGGAGACATCCTCATCGTAGATACATAGTGTGTTCATAATGACTGAGTGAATGAGTAATATTGGATTTCAGCAGAGGTCTTTTCATAATTGTTTGTGATCTGTTTTGGTGGCAGGAAGCTAGGGACAGCCGCCTATTTGGGCCGGTCCCTATGACTGATATTGTTGGCAGAGTTATATACTCTTTAAGAACTGCTGTTGATCATGGCCCAGTGGACAACAGGTAGGAGGACCCCTACTCCCTTTTCTAAATTTAGCGCCGAATCAAGTCATATACCTCTACTTTAGACATGAGCTGAAATGTTTGTTCCTACTTTGTTTGCCACAGCCGTGTAGCCATGTTCCAGGATTCGCCGGTTTTGGCGGTAGAGCTCGACGTGGAAGAGATGGTGAAGAACAATAAAATGTAGATAATGACATCCTGTGGTGTGGTGTATCATTTCCTTTGTGCGGATTTTTCAAATTTGTCGCTTCAAGTAGAAACTGCACGTGGATGATTGTTATTCGATGTCTGCTTGTGATGGTGAAGTCAATAATATCTCATCATAAGAAATAAGCACACATGTTTGCTGAATTCTGATCATCCCTGGGTCTGGGTTATTATTGCTCCATCTTTGTTTGCACTATTTGATGTGTGTGTGTGCTTATGTTGCTATTGCTGTTTATCACAGTTTAATCTGACATCTTATGATTAAGTTAGATATGTTGTACAAATCGTACCAGTCTCATCACAGGCCTGATGTCACTTTTTAAAAGAAAACAACAGCTATAAACCTGGGGATCCAGATCTTGATAACTACTCCGCGTCATCATCACACTCCAAACACGTAAGATGATCGAAGTTCTTCTATACCTATAATGATAAAGGGATATTACTTCGTACGTTGGAAAATTGCAtccaaagttgcaaaatattacccacaAATGGCACATATAAGTGATAAAAAAATGTTACTAGACACTGAGGGAAAACGCGGCGCGCCCGTTTGAGCTGGCCCATGTCTGGGGGGCCTTTTTTAAATtacttttttttcgttttttcctttttttagaaaTTAATAATTCATAAAATATTTCTGGATTCAAAATATGTTTGTGATTGTGTACAAAAAATCTTATCTTATTCAAAAAAATATTTGatattttgaaaacaaatgtttgcgaaatcaaaaaatgttcatgatttaaaaaaaatgtgtaataaaaatattaattaaactGAACAATTTTCTTTCAATTCAAAAAAGTTTATGATGGAAAAATATCCAAAAATATCCAGAAACTGTTCGTGACTTACAAcatagtttattcattcataaaatgtccgccgattcaaaaaatgatcatgcatttcaaaaaagtaCGTTAAATCAGAGAACTGTGCGTGAATTTGAAAAATTATTCCACtaatttccaaaaaatgttcgtcAATTCTAGAAATGTGCACGGATTCAAGAAaattgtttcaaaaaatgttcaaattttataaaaatgtttgaAAATAGTATAAatttttcatgaattcaaaaaatgttcttgattttataaaatgtttgaaaattttaaACGTGTTAACGAATTTGAAAcatgttcacaatttcaaatatgtgcacaagtttaaaaaaatgttcatgaaatttgaaaaattgCTCATGATTTCACGGAATTGAGAGTGATAGTATATTTTGGTGATGCAGCAATATATGGCCATGACTATTGGAGATTATGAAATATaattcttccgttgcaacgcatgtGTCCTTTGGCTAGTAACTACAAAAAGATAAAGCTGTAGAGAAAACTACCAGATCGGACAAGGAATCTCGGAAGTGCATCAAGTTTTCAAGGGGTCAAACCGTGTCTCGCACACACATCCTGTGTACTAGCCGGAATAAACAATTGGCCCCGTTTGAACATGTACGAAGACTAAACCGACCATCTTCAGCCAAACGAGGGATGAGTCCTATGATCTTATCTTCCTTGGCTATGCTAATGAATACTTCCtccatcccacaatataagatgCTTTTGGAAGTTAACATAGCTTGCGAAAACATCTTATATGATGGGACGGATGGATTATAATGTTTGAGAACTGATTACAAATGAATAGTTGTAGGGAAAGTAGTGGCTGTAGAAGAGCTGATTGCAAACTGATTGCAAACATCGTACATTTTGACTAATTTTcagtgattttgtcttttttgtaaagagctcctcgaatgttatttgaccaccaaattttgcaagcccccataacatttgttgatgatcattTCCATGAAGTTTCAGATTTTTCCGAAATGTTTTGATATATTTTCTTGCGTGGGTGCACCGAGAGTGGGTGTAGAAGAACCACTCTCATAGTTGTATTCTTCCTCTGATGATGTTTACAATATATATCTCTTAAGAGACGAATCAACTGGCACATTATTTCTGAGGGTCAGGAGTGGAAGGATGCGACGGTTGGCAGAACCGCATGTACATTATAACGTCGAGGAATTACACTCCTTCGTCTCAAAATGTAAGAAGTTTTTATAGGCTACTTTTTTGTGAAGAATTAATAAAGATACTTTACTTATCCAACCATTGTATTAAACATAATAGGTGATAAAGGATCCCCTTGACGTAGCCCTTCCCTAGATTGAACAATTGTTCAACATCATTGTTTACTTCAATGGAAACACTACCTTTATAAACAATGCTATCAATCCAAGCTCTCCAAATCGAAGAGAAACTCTTAACCTGCCGTGGGCTTTCTCAAAATTGATCTTTGAAGCCTCCATATCAAAATTGAAGAGAATCATTGTTTACTCCATCCAACTTATTATTATATAGTTCGTGGGTGGTTTCATGCAAAATAACAAAGCCTCCATAATATATTGGCTTGGCAAAAAAAGCCGTTTGTATTGGCTATATGATATTTAAGAGCCACATTGATAACCCGGTTACAACTCCATATAGAGTACATACAAAGCAGAAGTTCATAATATTCTTGAATCAGTTGTTCGTGCCATAGAATCATCTAGATGCATCGCATTCCACTAAAAGAATAAAATGATTACCATACAGCCAATGATGAAGCGGGTCAATAAATAGGACATAAGGTTTATATATCAATCACCAATATTGATATTTGATTTCTGGGTGAAGATCCTTCAAATAAAAGAGAAATATACGACGTGTTCCTTCTTTGATGTCTAACTACCCACGATGAATTGTAGAAGCAAGCCATGGTTAGAGGAAAATGAGCCGagtaaatgcaaaaaacaaaatgattggtagattaatttctaaatgatgctaacTCATGGTGTAACtaagttttttttttaattttacaGAAATACTATGCTGATTGATTAACGCATTATATTGTATGGTTTGATATGGGGGCTGGCAGATAAAGAGGCGGCACAATATATGTACAAGCAAAGTATATTCATGTTTATAATTAAATTAGTCAACTAAAGTATTGCTATTATACCTGTGCATATTTTCTTGTAATATTATTATTTATAGTTTCATACAAACATATCAATATAAAAAAAGGATAAAATATGTATtgaaactaaaaactaaaaaacaaCACTTGTACCGAATATTGTCTTTGGAGGCCGATCTCCatggagctcggttttgaaaaaTTCGAATTTCGTCAAATTTCTTATTTTCCgcgtttcaaaaaattctgaaaaaaaacacagatatacatgaaggcataacacagatgtgtgtaaattttcagagCAAAATACATAGAAATGATGGCTGTGTAAAAAAGAAAAATTTgaggctttttaacacatgatactattcatcttcccagaccatgaatttgtcttttttgtacaggttGCATTTCAACATTTTTCATCCtgaaattcatatttttttaaCCAAAAGGTTtgaattttaatttgttttttaaaaaaggcctccatggaggccgagagcCAAACGTCCGTTCTCCACTTGTACTAGCATCGAGCCACTTCTCAGGTTGCATTTCAACATTTTTCATCCtgaaattcatatttttttaatcaaaaggtttgaattttaatttgttttttaaaaaaggcctccatggaggccgagagcCAAACGTCCGTTCTCCACTTGTACTAGCATCGAGCCACTTCTCAAATGTGCGGGGTCATCAGTTGACGCACACATCCAGCTTTCTAGTACATGATTCCTATTCCCGATACATCCCGGCTCAAGCATGTCATATAAAAAATGTACTGAAaatcatataaaaaataaaaaaaacacttgTACTATCATCGAAGAAATCTAGCCACTTCTCAAGTGTGTGGGgtcatcaattttttttgaaacgaagccgggggggaggggggggggtcatCATTTCACGTACAAATCCACCTCAATTTGTATCCCTTGAATACAtgtatggtactccctccgttcctaaatatttgtcattttagagattttaaatggactaccacatacggatgtatatagacatattttagaatatagattcactcattttgttccgtatatagtcacttgttgaaatctctagaaagacaaatatttaggcacggagggagtatttcattgtgGTTTTTGGACTACAAAGGCTTATGGTGGGGGGAGTGTCACCGGTGCCAGGGGAGTGATGTCCAGTTTTAGCTCCTCTGGTCGCAGGGAATCCATGGCCTGCGTGATGGACGGCCGGCTCATCGGGTCCTGATGCACACACAAGAGCCCGACAAGTAGCACACGCTCCATTTGTTGTTGTCCAGTACTGGACTCGCCGCCTATCAACCTGTCATTTGCAGCCTCGAGGATTGCATCGTCTTGGTACAAACTCCTTACCCATGACGATAACGGAGGCATACCATCGAGACTCGCCGTTGGGTCCCTTCCAGAGACCATCTCTAGTAGGACAATGCCAAAACTGTAGATGTCTGACTGCCTGTTCCGCTGGCTCGTGTTGAGGAACACAGGGTCTATATATCCCCAAGTGCCCTGCAAAAGGTCTGTGGTCTTTGACCCAGTTTCTTGGTGAACAAATCTTGTCAATCCAAAGTCACCTAACTTGGCACCATTTGAAGACCCAAGCAACACGTTGCTGGACTTGATATCACCGTGTACAATACACTGTTGGTGTTGCTCGCAATCTACATGGAGGTATTGCAGTGCAGAGCCTAGGTCGAGGATGATCTCGTACCTGTTTGTCAAAGCATGTAACCATGCTTTATGTTATATATGTAAGAGAAAAAACTGAGTTGAATGAAGCGATGTAAATGCCGTCGAACTAGAATTACAATGCATACCTCTTGGGCCATGGTAACCAACTCTTGCCCTCGTGTAGGTGTTGATCGAGGCTACCTTGTGGCACAAGCTCATACACAAGGAAGAGACGTGTGTACCTGTCATCCCGCCACCAACATATAAACTCAACCAGGCTCCTCTGGCCATCGCAGCACCAGCCTATCAATTCGACAAGGTTCCGGTGCCTGAGCCGACTCGCAATCTTGAGCTCGTCCTCGAACGCCTTCCTCCCCTCGCGTGATGATGTTTGCTTGAATATCTTTATCGCCACCGGTCTACTTGGACTTGCCAGTTGGCCCTCGTAAACAGAGGCAGAATCTCCTTGCCCAAGCTTGTTTTCCTCTGCGAATTCGTTGGTTGCACGTGCCAACCTACGATAACCAATAGGCCCAAGGCCCCTGGCAAGAGCTCTGTAACGCCTCTTTCTCGTGAATAGCTGCCATCGACGGATGCCAACAAAGATGCACACAATTGCAATGACTCCAATAACTGGTCCAGTTATTATCTCTACTAGCAACAGGGTCTTCGGTGCAGGAGGGCGACTCCCGGGGCTCTCCCGTGGCGGGTCCAAGGTGGAGTCAAATGACCAGGAAACTATTTGGTGTTGTTCGAGCGCCACGCCAGTGGCACCGGAGAAGCCGATGGCCACTAGATTAGGCAAGAACTGCCTGAAGTCAACAGTCGTGTCGACGCGGTACGTCGTGTCGCCGATCTGAAGAAGAGCTGTCAAGATTTTTGTGTCGTTACCGTAGGTGATGTTGCAAGTCATTGTGAGGCCGGACGTTAGGTTCCTGCCAGGCACGGTGGCGTTGGTGTAGGCCCGTGAGACGATGGAGTTGACATCAATGCCCATGTGGCTGCCGCTGGGGTCGAAGCCATCATTCAAGTGTGTGTCAAACTCAACGGCCACTGCTCGTTCGTCGCCGGTCGCGACCGTGCCGACGCTCTTGCTGAAGAGGCCGAGGTTCCCGCCGCCCATCTCACGCTCGAACTTGGGAATGTCGGCCGGAGGGTAATGCCCGAGGAAAAATGCCAAGCCGTCGCCGGCATTTGCATTGTTCACCTTGATTTGGAAGGTGAAGGAGGTGGTGAAGTGGGCGAGCTCGCCGGTGACGGCATCCCACAGCGGCACGGGCGCCATGAGGAACGCCCGGCCTACGCTGTTCCCGATGCTCGGGGTCAGCTGGATAGTCCGAGACCGGGAGTCGTAGTAGGCGTCGCCCTGGAAGATGAGGTCCCGGCCGTCGTAGTCGGGATGGGAGAAGTTGGAGGTGAAAGAAATGGAGGTAGCACGAGGCAGGTGCGGAGACCATATGGAGGAGTAGCAAAGGAGCATGAAGAAGTGTGCTCTTGTTTGGCAGGAAAAGCTCACGGCAGCGGCCATTTGCTGCAGCGTCTTGTTTGGAATTGGAAGCTCGTCAACAAGCTCATCCTATATACTCTAGCTTGTGATCTCGACGACGAAATGGCCCCTAGCAATGTCCGTCAAACAGAGAGGGTTAATAAGCAAAATGACAACACTATTATAGGTGAGGAAAACTATGTGCCATCTATCTGTGTAGTTTCCATCAGACCAAGTCTCCGAAGCATATAGGACAAGTACATACTGCCCTCCTCAAAAGATGGGTACATGTATAAATCATCCTTATTCCCATGAATATTTTGGGGACGTGTTCAGACAACGAATCAGATCAGATAACAAACATAACGGATCATGTCGAACACACACTCCGGAGACAGATGGCGAGTCCTATCCGATCGTCTATTCTTCGGTTTCAGGCATGCAATCCAAATTTGACCATTGTCAGCCAGAAGCCCAGAACCAGGGTTTGATACAGGAATCAAAGACATCCATGTGCTCAGACTCAGTTCTTGCTAGCTTCTTCAGCCTGCTTCTTGTCTGCGACATCGCTGGGCAAATCAAGCCCGGCCGGTATCTTCCCAGCGAAGTTGTATGTAGAGGTATCAGATCCAAGTTTACTGCAGCGTTGCAAAGCAAATCCACATTAGAAAAGAGGAAGCAAAGCGTCAATTGCAACGTAATCGTTGAGGCAAAACAAGAACTGACCTTCTATTGACCAACACCATCGCCCGGAGCTCACAGTTGGCGAAGCTGCATATAACCAAGTACTAGTTAGATCACTGAGATTGCAAGACAAAAGAAGTTCTCTGAACAAGTAACTCTATCAGGTCATGTTATCCCAAG
The window above is part of the Triticum aestivum cultivar Chinese Spring chromosome 2A, IWGSC CS RefSeq v2.1, whole genome shotgun sequence genome. Proteins encoded here:
- the LOC123187094 gene encoding L-type lectin-domain containing receptor kinase IX.1-like, which codes for MAAAVSFSCQTRAHFFMLLCYSSIWSPHLPRATSISFTSNFSHPDYDGRDLIFQGDAYYDSRSRTIQLTPSIGNSVGRAFLMAPVPLWDAVTGELAHFTTSFTFQIKVNNANAGDGLAFFLGHYPPADIPKFEREMGGGNLGLFSKSVGTVATGDERAVAVEFDTHLNDGFDPSGSHMGIDVNSIVSRAYTNATVPGRNLTSGLTMTCNITYGNDTKILTALLQIGDTTYRVDTTVDFRQFLPNLVAIGFSGATGVALEQHQIVSWSFDSTLDPPRESPGSRPPAPKTLLLVEIITGPVIGVIAIVCIFVGIRRWQLFTRKRRYRALARGLGPIGYRRLARATNEFAEENKLGQGDSASVYEGQLASPSRPVAIKIFKQTSSREGRKAFEDELKIASRLRHRNLVELIGWCCDGQRSLVEFICWWRDDRYTRLFLVYELVPQGSLDQHLHEGKSWLPWPKRYEIILDLGSALQYLHVDCEQHQQCIVHGDIKSSNVLLGSSNGAKLGDFGLTRFVHQETGSKTTDLLQGTWGYIDPVFLNTSQRNRQSDIYSFGIVLLEMVSGRDPTASLDGMPPLSSWVRSLYQDDAILEAANDRLIGGESSTGQQQMERVLLVGLLCVHQDPMSRPSITQAMDSLRPEELKLDITPLAPVTLPPP